The Aureispira anguillae genome contains a region encoding:
- the dapA gene encoding 4-hydroxy-tetrahydrodipicolinate synthase yields MNKLFRGTGVALVTPFKDGAIDYNGLERLINFNIEGGVEFLVSLGTTGESVTLTEEEKHAVLDFTVKITAGRIPIVAGFGGNNTAAVIKSIQNYHFKGIAGILSASPAYNKPTQEGIYQHFMAIEAVAPCPIILYNVPGRTASNMTAATTLRLANASNKFVAVKEASGNLAQCMQIIKGKKPAHFAVLSGDDNLTLPLLACGADGLISVVGNAYPQIYSDLVRAGLVGDFGTARNLHYQLMDLVDLLFVDGNPAGVKHALNCLGICGEELRLPLVPATVATQQAIGKIVTQLKETSAV; encoded by the coding sequence ATGAATAAATTATTTAGAGGAACAGGAGTTGCATTAGTAACGCCGTTCAAAGATGGAGCAATTGATTATAATGGCTTAGAACGCCTGATTAATTTTAATATAGAAGGTGGCGTAGAGTTTTTAGTCTCATTAGGGACAACGGGCGAATCGGTGACCTTAACAGAAGAAGAAAAGCATGCGGTATTAGACTTTACAGTAAAAATAACAGCTGGTCGAATTCCTATTGTTGCAGGTTTTGGAGGAAACAATACAGCAGCCGTCATTAAAAGTATACAGAATTATCATTTTAAAGGAATTGCTGGTATTCTGTCGGCGAGTCCTGCCTATAACAAACCTACTCAGGAAGGAATTTATCAACATTTTATGGCCATAGAAGCCGTGGCTCCTTGTCCAATTATTCTCTATAATGTTCCTGGACGGACAGCTTCTAATATGACCGCAGCCACTACCTTGCGTTTGGCAAATGCTAGCAATAAATTTGTAGCCGTTAAAGAGGCTTCTGGAAATTTAGCACAATGCATGCAAATTATAAAAGGCAAAAAACCTGCTCATTTTGCAGTGCTTTCGGGCGATGATAATTTGACCTTACCGCTGTTGGCTTGTGGAGCGGATGGTTTAATTTCTGTAGTTGGAAATGCTTATCCTCAAATCTATTCTGATTTAGTGCGAGCAGGATTGGTAGGTGATTTTGGTACTGCTAGAAACCTACATTATCAATTGATGGATTTGGTCGATTTGCTCTTTGTAGATGGCAATCCTGCGGGCGTTAAGCATGCCTTAAATTGTTTAGGTATTTGTGGGGAAGAATTGCGTTTGCCATTGGTTCCCGCAACAGTTGCTACTCAACAAGCAATTGGAAAGATCGTTACTCAATTAAAAGAAACGTCTGCGGTATAG
- a CDS encoding glycosyltransferase family 39 protein: MRLYTFLGIIAFLFIHHYGGYFGHYGFDDIMGYGYYGKKWADGELFFLNEDFFSYRWGFISLTGFFYALFGVNDEVSAIAPSLVLLATVLLIFRVLKQQPKQVAVIAAAIYVLDNWTMYYSDKLMPDTSVALATFAAFSLIGNHRFDQKGAQSFKHALLLSMVLIWAYITKQSVLLLFPVFFLVMLLDIFQKRYLKFWIYTTLCCIAMGVLYLLLIYGLTGDPLARFHAVEAGLDDNLGAGRSFSFCNYAIQPWSVLWYRIGYEMIYKFMATGMMISLMLALPAIFSQSFKRFIRFETPAAYWSLILVLSLLSSNFMTTSYKAYLPICPDIRHFLFLVPMAAVVAAPLVYAFAKEAKHRYAFIAATTLVFVLSKWSAIGNLEWCYAAIMVLVLIRAILPNRNSITWGFLLGIALAALAPIVSSMQTANKHSYVEQRAVIYKYFKEKPHKSIVVTNVIQKHFGQYLMEYNEKGPVQFYDYSDIPTLTFSPETTVYVLANGATRYMSNFDYNDLPRCIKDCYEGKRPPSIQALYETSEVALYQLNQPNLLKGVE; the protein is encoded by the coding sequence ATGAGGCTATATACTTTTTTAGGTATTATAGCCTTTTTATTTATTCATCATTATGGAGGCTATTTTGGGCACTATGGTTTTGATGATATAATGGGGTATGGCTATTATGGCAAAAAATGGGCAGATGGAGAACTCTTTTTTCTGAACGAAGATTTTTTCTCTTACCGTTGGGGATTTATCAGTTTGACAGGCTTTTTTTATGCCTTATTTGGTGTCAACGATGAGGTGTCGGCAATTGCACCCTCCTTGGTTTTGTTGGCAACAGTATTGCTTATTTTTCGAGTATTAAAACAACAGCCCAAGCAAGTGGCTGTTATCGCAGCGGCTATTTATGTCTTGGACAACTGGACGATGTATTATTCTGACAAATTAATGCCAGATACTTCTGTTGCTTTGGCTACGTTTGCAGCTTTTAGTTTGATTGGAAATCATCGTTTTGATCAAAAAGGGGCACAATCCTTCAAACATGCCTTATTGTTGTCTATGGTATTGATTTGGGCTTATATTACCAAGCAATCTGTACTGCTGTTGTTTCCTGTTTTTTTCTTGGTAATGCTGTTGGATATTTTTCAAAAACGTTATCTCAAATTTTGGATATACACAACACTTTGTTGTATAGCGATGGGGGTATTGTATCTCTTATTAATTTACGGTTTGACAGGAGACCCCTTAGCTCGTTTTCATGCTGTAGAAGCAGGGCTAGACGATAATTTAGGCGCAGGTCGTTCGTTTTCTTTTTGCAATTATGCCATTCAACCTTGGTCGGTATTGTGGTATCGAATTGGTTACGAAATGATCTACAAATTTATGGCAACTGGAATGATGATAAGCCTAATGTTGGCGTTACCAGCCATTTTTAGCCAATCTTTTAAGCGTTTTATCCGTTTTGAAACACCTGCGGCGTATTGGTCTCTGATCTTGGTATTGTCCTTGTTGTCGTCCAATTTTATGACCACTTCCTACAAAGCTTATTTGCCAATTTGTCCAGATATTCGGCATTTTTTATTCTTGGTGCCAATGGCAGCAGTAGTAGCTGCGCCATTAGTGTATGCCTTTGCGAAGGAAGCCAAGCATCGGTATGCATTTATCGCTGCAACAACCTTGGTTTTTGTCTTATCGAAATGGTCTGCTATTGGAAATTTAGAATGGTGTTATGCTGCTATAATGGTTTTAGTGCTAATACGTGCGATATTGCCAAATCGCAATTCTATTACTTGGGGTTTTTTATTGGGAATAGCCTTAGCTGCTTTAGCTCCAATTGTCTCTTCTATGCAAACGGCCAATAAACATTCTTATGTAGAACAACGGGCTGTTATTTACAAATATTTTAAAGAAAAACCACATAAGAGTATTGTTGTAACCAATGTTATCCAAAAACATTTTGGGCAATACTTAATGGAATATAACGAAAAAGGACCTGTTCAATTTTATGATTATTCAGACATTCCTACCTTAACTTTTTCGCCAGAAACTACGGTTTATGTTTTAGCCAATGGAGCCACTCGTTATATGTCCAATTTTGATTATAATGATTTGCCTCGTTGCATCAAAGATTGTTACGAAGGGAAACGTCCTCCAAGTATTCAAGCACTTTATGAAACTTCTGAAGTTGCCTTGTACCAACTCAACCAACCCAATTTGCTCAAGGGCGTTGAATAG
- a CDS encoding serine hydrolase domain-containing protein has protein sequence MIKFLLQALICGTMLSTLSSCTLTKIVVFFKPGINDHKKIFVCDTIPGASTENWATSSLENSPYSKPLFTNVHNPANIPALKQWIPKSEKVTTSDLDDFLETSKTTALIVIKNDSILYERYLNGGSKQEPKIVFSVTKAMTATLTAIAAEEGLLSLDQKVAEFIPEFGKDARKDISLRHLMGMVSGLKWHDFDNVLRLGGLYYTPNQQRFVKRAAKQKHEPTTHFAYKSLSTQILGICLEKAIGQSLASYLEAKIWKPVGMQYDAMVTLDSKKHRNARTFGGMALTAADMARFGKLMLNDGLWEGQQIVPKWFVKELKNRDLSRWFGYSNCYWRNGYEEVGFANNQQYWAAGYHGQYIFVSPKDNIILIRTGSSEKHHWSILLGRLAAMLGAGRTDLTDKTLDFGAQFEGTYQNQNGKKMHLELLPQLDEYGRREWLWKRDLTVFEEGKKLEKLVQLDGISLGYKKGGVQTRMYYVVKDDQVVGFYYNSWPAAGLDYFEKVH, from the coding sequence ATGATCAAATTCCTCTTGCAAGCCCTTATTTGTGGAACCATGCTTAGCACTTTGTCCAGTTGCACCCTGACAAAAATTGTTGTATTTTTTAAACCAGGGATCAACGACCACAAAAAGATCTTTGTTTGTGATACAATTCCAGGAGCATCAACAGAGAATTGGGCAACCTCCTCACTAGAAAACAGCCCTTACTCGAAGCCTTTATTTACCAATGTTCATAACCCTGCTAATATTCCTGCGCTTAAACAATGGATTCCTAAATCTGAAAAGGTGACAACCTCGGATTTAGATGATTTTTTGGAAACTTCCAAAACAACGGCTTTGATTGTGATTAAAAATGACTCTATTTTGTACGAACGTTATTTAAATGGAGGAAGTAAACAAGAACCTAAAATTGTTTTTTCGGTGACTAAGGCAATGACGGCAACATTAACGGCTATAGCTGCTGAAGAGGGCTTACTCTCTTTGGATCAAAAGGTTGCGGAATTTATTCCTGAGTTTGGAAAAGATGCTCGAAAAGACATCAGCTTACGGCATTTAATGGGAATGGTATCTGGGTTGAAGTGGCATGACTTTGATAATGTTTTGCGATTGGGAGGTTTGTATTATACCCCCAACCAACAACGTTTTGTTAAAAGAGCAGCCAAACAAAAGCATGAGCCAACAACACATTTTGCTTATAAATCACTTTCTACGCAGATTCTTGGGATTTGTTTAGAAAAGGCAATTGGACAGAGCTTAGCAAGCTATTTGGAAGCTAAAATATGGAAACCTGTTGGTATGCAGTATGATGCTATGGTCACATTGGATAGTAAAAAACATCGCAACGCTAGAACTTTTGGAGGGATGGCCTTAACGGCAGCAGATATGGCTCGCTTTGGCAAGTTAATGTTAAACGATGGTCTTTGGGAAGGACAGCAGATTGTTCCTAAGTGGTTTGTAAAAGAACTTAAAAATAGGGATTTAAGTCGGTGGTTTGGGTATTCTAATTGTTATTGGCGCAATGGCTATGAAGAGGTTGGCTTTGCCAATAACCAGCAGTATTGGGCAGCAGGCTATCATGGACAGTATATTTTTGTTTCGCCTAAAGATAACATTATTTTGATTCGAACAGGCTCTAGCGAAAAGCATCACTGGTCAATTTTGCTAGGACGATTGGCGGCTATGCTTGGTGCTGGTCGAACGGATTTAACCGATAAAACGCTAGATTTTGGAGCGCAGTTTGAAGGAACTTATCAAAATCAAAATGGAAAAAAAATGCACTTAGAATTGTTGCCTCAATTGGATGAATATGGACGTAGAGAATGGCTTTGGAAAAGAGATCTTACTGTATTTGAAGAAGGCAAAAAGCTAGAAAAATTAGTCCAGTTGGATGGCATTAGTTTAGGTTATAAAAAAGGAGGGGTGCAAACTCGAATGTATTATGTAGTGAAGGATGACCAAGTGGTAGGGTTTTATTACAACTCTTGGCCCGCAGCAGGATTGGACTATTTTGAAAAGGTACACTAA
- a CDS encoding ABC1 kinase family protein, producing MQKASTRRRKAYGVALRVGLSYLGLYLVAKIRGKAYWSARIKEKNKKNAERIKDVMLELQGLFIKAGQLISTLSNVLPEEFRAPLEQLQDDVPPHNFQKIAGVIQRELGKPITEIFTAFEEQPIAAASIGQAHRAKIGDKDVVVKVQHPKIDELAHVDLAIIKKLVKLVARFMKIKGIEHLYQQVEQMIEEELDYYQEAESMQLIKQNLVGETQIYIPAVYTEYSSKRVLTIEYCEGVKVSDLDQIQAWGLDLGALAEALVQVYCQMILVDGFYHADPHPGNLLVNQKGQLILLDFGAVSKLSDEMKKGIPKLIQHVIEKDAEEMVKVLRKLGFIAHGDDNAKIAKKMIDKVQDFVEHELQLDTLNVQDISEEQLRKAFQLINIKEMTQIMQIPKDWVLLNRAVVLVSGVVFLLKPDWNPIHTLKPYLEQELMGGKGGFAQMALNLVRTQVSAAVTLPVELQKVIRKTNQGKLEVEVKELKEGFKQLQKIGQQLIWLLLFFASIYFYLLLDAKMNYPNLCLFFQFLGGGSFLGFAWTLLHNNET from the coding sequence ATGCAAAAGGCAAGCACAAGACGTAGAAAAGCATACGGGGTAGCATTAAGGGTTGGACTTAGTTATTTGGGGCTCTACCTAGTTGCCAAAATAAGAGGAAAGGCATATTGGTCGGCTCGAATAAAAGAAAAGAATAAAAAAAATGCAGAACGGATTAAGGATGTTATGTTGGAGTTGCAGGGGTTGTTTATAAAAGCTGGGCAACTTATTTCTACCTTATCCAATGTCTTGCCAGAAGAATTTAGGGCACCATTAGAACAGTTACAAGATGATGTTCCTCCACATAATTTTCAAAAAATTGCTGGAGTTATTCAGAGGGAACTAGGAAAACCGATTACGGAAATTTTTACAGCATTTGAAGAACAACCCATTGCTGCTGCCTCCATTGGGCAAGCTCACCGAGCTAAAATTGGGGATAAGGATGTTGTGGTAAAAGTACAGCATCCCAAAATTGATGAATTAGCCCATGTTGATCTAGCCATTATCAAAAAGCTGGTAAAGTTGGTTGCTCGATTTATGAAAATCAAAGGGATTGAACACCTATATCAACAAGTGGAGCAAATGATAGAGGAGGAGCTAGATTATTACCAAGAAGCAGAATCAATGCAGCTCATTAAACAAAACTTGGTGGGAGAAACTCAAATTTATATTCCAGCGGTTTATACCGAATATAGCTCCAAAAGGGTATTGACCATTGAATATTGCGAAGGAGTAAAAGTCAGTGATCTTGACCAAATCCAAGCTTGGGGTCTTGATTTAGGAGCATTAGCAGAGGCGCTTGTTCAGGTCTATTGTCAGATGATTTTGGTAGATGGTTTTTATCATGCCGATCCACATCCTGGTAATTTATTGGTAAATCAAAAAGGGCAGTTGATTTTATTGGATTTTGGTGCCGTATCGAAGTTAAGTGATGAAATGAAAAAAGGCATTCCTAAATTGATTCAACATGTTATTGAAAAGGATGCTGAAGAGATGGTAAAAGTTTTGCGAAAATTAGGATTCATTGCACATGGTGATGATAATGCTAAAATTGCAAAAAAAATGATTGATAAGGTACAAGATTTTGTAGAGCACGAATTGCAGTTGGATACCTTAAATGTTCAAGATATTAGTGAAGAACAATTAAGAAAGGCGTTTCAGTTGATTAATATAAAAGAAATGACACAGATTATGCAGATTCCTAAAGATTGGGTGTTGCTAAATCGGGCAGTTGTATTGGTTAGTGGTGTTGTCTTTTTGCTAAAACCAGATTGGAATCCTATTCATACGCTAAAGCCTTATCTCGAACAGGAGTTGATGGGAGGGAAGGGTGGTTTTGCCCAAATGGCGCTTAATTTGGTTCGGACTCAAGTTAGCGCAGCCGTAACACTGCCCGTAGAATTGCAAAAAGTAATTCGAAAAACGAATCAAGGAAAACTAGAGGTAGAAGTTAAGGAACTAAAAGAAGGCTTTAAACAACTGCAAAAGATTGGGCAGCAACTCATTTGGTTATTGTTGTTTTTTGCATCCATCTATTTTTATCTCTTATTAGATGCCAAAATGAACTATCCTAATTTATGCCTGTTTTTTCAATTTTTGGGAGGAGGTTCTTTTTTAGGTTTTGCTTGGACATTGTTACACAATAATGAGACTTGA